In a genomic window of Trichoderma atroviride chromosome 4, complete sequence:
- a CDS encoding uncharacterized protein (EggNog:ENOG41), with protein MLTAGIDFEYLPRSIQDAVSVTRELGFRYLWVDALCIIQNCATDKKREITRMSSIYKNAAVTIAASSSKSATEGFLSNETEPYCPEFDFQVPMSGNRVGTVYMSAEPYEPEHHLDTRGWTFQEFMLSSRILFFSDYELLWQCKEVDLKSVSEKGLEYTQRLEDLPWVVFDDDSEPHFGSDDTDKIYLWKTVVEQYTERDLTVPDDRLDAIMGIVCELETLWRQECIYGLWKNWFIGLLAWYKPYSEREKMRHIERAPSWSWASLNGAVKYKGSISTEDAKVTSLTVSAVELACRILNADGIDEADGSTIQEEPDLIDAAMEIGQNGQLIGMAKYLLLGMMKLEGGLEHGIGLIVVKVGRRLYRRVGLATFRDMKLWEDVERQDIMLESRIERQNQEVVKKNNTYIVLD; from the coding sequence ATGTTGACGGCTGGTATCGATTTCGAGTATCTTCCACGGTCTATACAAGATGCTGTATCTGTCACTCGCGAACTTGGCTTTCGTTACCTTTGGGTCGACGCGCTTTGCATTATCCAAAACTGTGCCACCgacaagaagagggagatTACTCGTATGTCATCCATCTACAAAAATGCTGCAGTAACCATAGCAGCGTCTTCCTCTAAGAGCGCAACAGAAGGGTTTCTCTCGAATGAGACAGAGCCCTACTGTCCGGAATTCGATTTTCAGGTCCCAATGTCAGGTAACAGGGTGGGCACTGTATACATGTCCGCAGAACCATACGAGCCAGAGCACCATCTAGACACGAGAGGCTGGACATTCCAAGAGTTCATGTTATCGTCACGGATACTCTTTTTCTCAGATTATGAGCTTTTGTGGCAGTGCAAAGAAGTAGATCTAAAGAGCGTTTCTGAGAAAGGTCTCGAGTATACGCAGCGTCTGGAAGATCTCCCATGGGTCGtgtttgatgatgattcaGAGCCTCACTTCGGAAGCGATGACACTGACAAGATCTACCTTTGGAAGACGGTTGTTGAGCAGTATACTGAGCGCGACCTGACGGTGCCGGACGACAGACTCGACGCTATTATGGGCATAGTCTGTGAGCTAGAGACTCTGTGGCGACAGGAATGCATATATGGATTATGGAAAAACTGGTTTATAGGGCTCTTGGCGTGGTACAAGCCTTATagtgagagagaaaagatgcGACATATTGAGCGGGCGCCCAGTTGGTCTTGGGCATCTTTGAATGGCGCGGTTAAATACAAAGGATCTATTTCAACCGAGGACGCCAAGGTCACTTCATTAACCGTGTCCGCTGTGGAACTAGCATGCCGTATTCTCAACGCAGACGGTATAGATGAGGCTGATGGTTCTACCATACAGGAAGAGCCAGATCTCATTGACGCGGCCATGGAAATTGGCCAAAATGGACAACTAATTGGAATGGCAAAATACTTGCTTTTGGGCATGATGAAGTTGGAAGGAGGTCTTGAGCATGGCATCGGCCTGATTGTGGTGAAAGTAGGCAGGAGGCTATATAGAAGAGTTGGGTTGGCTACTTTCAGGGATATGAAACTGTGGGAGGACGTTGAGAGGCAAGATATCATGTTAGAGAGCAGAATTGAGCGGCAGAATCAAGAAGTCGTTAAAAAGAATAACACTTATATAGTCTTAGACTaa